One region of Turicibacter bilis genomic DNA includes:
- the pstC gene encoding phosphate ABC transporter permease subunit PstC, which produces MKKDMTLNRKRVFLEKFFHVLFLLAALFAVISVALIIIFIFGKGLAPFFPNNQFGTYNFVDFITGLKWTPQSGDYGIGYMIISSILATLGAIVIGVPIALLTSVFIAEVAPKPLANIVRPAVELLAAIPSVLYGVFGFAVITPLVKQISPYPSGDSLLAVIAVLTIMILPTIVAVVETSIRAVPQSYKEGSLALGASKMQTIFKVVLPAAKSGILTGVILGVGRAIGETMAVILVAGNPESGIPHTIFDRVRLLTTNIALEQGYAAEMHEQMLFSTAVILFIFIMVINLVLSRIQKKAGDR; this is translated from the coding sequence GTGAAAAAAGACATGACCCTTAATCGTAAACGCGTGTTCTTAGAAAAGTTCTTCCATGTTCTATTTCTATTAGCAGCGCTTTTTGCGGTCATTAGTGTAGCGTTAATTATTATCTTTATTTTTGGAAAAGGGCTTGCGCCATTCTTCCCAAATAATCAATTCGGAACATATAACTTTGTAGACTTTATCACAGGGTTGAAGTGGACACCGCAAAGTGGGGATTATGGAATTGGATACATGATTATCAGTTCGATTTTAGCCACACTTGGTGCAATTGTTATCGGGGTACCGATTGCGTTATTAACATCAGTTTTCATCGCTGAAGTCGCACCAAAACCATTAGCTAACATCGTACGTCCAGCGGTTGAATTATTAGCAGCTATTCCATCAGTTTTATACGGGGTATTTGGTTTTGCGGTCATTACACCATTAGTTAAGCAAATTTCTCCATATCCATCAGGAGATTCATTATTAGCGGTTATCGCTGTTTTAACCATTATGATTTTACCGACGATCGTAGCGGTTGTTGAAACATCAATTCGTGCAGTTCCGCAAAGCTATAAAGAAGGATCGTTAGCACTAGGTGCTTCAAAAATGCAAACAATTTTTAAAGTCGTATTACCAGCAGCTAAATCAGGGATTTTAACCGGGGTTATTTTAGGGGTTGGTCGTGCAATCGGAGAAACAATGGCGGTTATCTTAGTAGCGGGGAACCCTGAATCAGGAATTCCACATACAATCTTCGATCGTGTTCGTTTATTAACAACAAATATCGCATTAGAGCAAGGGTATGCAGCAGAAATGCATGAACAAATGTTATTCTCAACAGCTGTCATCTTATTCATCTTTATTATGGTGATCAACTTAGTATTATCACGCATTCAAAAAAAGGCAGGTGATCGTTAA
- a CDS encoding substrate-binding domain-containing protein, producing MKKLLSLVAAAALTFSMAACGSTNNGSDTIDQSGDTIQTPSAQAVEGAIDVVSREAGSGTRSAFEEIIGFNGEDQDPLTANATIKDGNGVVATYVAANDAAIGYVSFVTLEENHGKINGLTVEGVEATAENVLEGKYSVARPFEMVYMEENITDVERAFIDFVSSTDGLEILESKGTIVDTKNAEAFDMSKYGDLSGNIVMGGSTSTEDAVKALAEEFTALFPKVTYTYDATGSGAGVKNAISGVYTLGFASREIKESELAEGIIPVTLCMDGIALVVNPSNNVTDISKDQIKEVYTGNITEWSELTK from the coding sequence ATGAAAAAACTATTAAGCTTAGTAGCAGCTGCAGCATTAACTTTTTCAATGGCAGCATGTGGGTCAACTAACAACGGATCAGACACAATAGACCAAAGTGGGGACACAATACAAACACCTTCAGCACAAGCTGTAGAAGGGGCAATCGATGTTGTAAGCCGTGAAGCGGGATCAGGGACTCGTTCAGCATTTGAAGAAATCATTGGATTTAATGGAGAAGATCAAGATCCATTAACAGCAAATGCGACAATTAAAGATGGAAATGGAGTTGTGGCAACATATGTAGCGGCAAATGATGCTGCAATCGGATATGTTTCATTCGTAACACTAGAAGAAAATCATGGGAAAATTAATGGATTAACAGTAGAAGGTGTAGAAGCAACAGCTGAAAATGTATTAGAAGGAAAATACTCAGTAGCACGTCCATTCGAAATGGTATATATGGAAGAAAATATTACAGATGTTGAACGTGCATTTATCGATTTCGTATCTTCAACTGATGGATTAGAAATTTTAGAATCAAAAGGAACAATCGTTGATACAAAAAATGCTGAAGCGTTTGATATGTCAAAATACGGTGACTTATCAGGAAACATTGTGATGGGTGGATCAACATCAACAGAAGATGCAGTTAAGGCATTAGCAGAAGAATTTACAGCTTTATTTCCTAAAGTAACTTATACATACGATGCAACAGGTTCAGGAGCTGGAGTTAAAAATGCGATTTCAGGAGTATACACATTAGGATTTGCTTCTCGTGAAATCAAAGAATCAGAATTAGCAGAGGGAATTATACCTGTTACGTTATGTATGGACGGAATCGCATTAGTTGTTAACCCATCAAATAACGTAACAGATATTTCAAAAGATCAAATCAAAGAGGTTTACACAGGAAACATTACTGAGTGGTCAGAATTAACAAAATAA